In Maridesulfovibrio sp., the following proteins share a genomic window:
- the traF gene encoding conjugative transfer signal peptidase TraF: protein MKNVLLILFFLHALIVVYLLHGLGYRINLTDSMPHGIYQIVPGKPGRGDLVTFSLAEDNPYFQISLERHYLGLNGNRPLLKILAGLPGDSIEIADNGICVNSELLPRTQAKICDRHGRQLPIFLKSTVIPSAKGLALSTYTGNSFDGRYFGLVELSRLQRVIPVLTFKFGG, encoded by the coding sequence ATGAAAAATGTGCTGCTGATCCTTTTCTTTCTTCACGCACTGATAGTCGTCTATCTGCTGCATGGGCTGGGATATCGGATAAATCTTACCGATTCCATGCCCCATGGAATTTACCAGATCGTACCCGGCAAACCCGGTCGCGGTGATCTGGTCACCTTCAGTCTTGCTGAAGATAATCCCTATTTCCAAATTTCCCTTGAGCGGCACTATCTGGGCCTGAACGGAAACAGACCGCTGCTTAAAATTCTGGCAGGCCTGCCCGGTGATTCCATTGAAATCGCTGACAACGGTATTTGCGTAAATTCCGAACTGCTTCCGCGCACGCAAGCCAAGATCTGCGACCGCCACGGCAGACAACTTCCAATTTTTCTGAAATCCACTGTTATCCCCTCTGCCAAAGGTCTGGCCCTGTCCACATACACCGGCAACAGCTTTGATGGCCGTTACTTCGGACTGGTGGAACTTAGCCGGTTGCAGAGGGTCATACCTGTTTTAACCTTTAAATTCGGAGGATAG
- a CDS encoding DNA topoisomerase — MRLFIAEKKDVALAISQALGGPDKPTGAAFNVNGDRITWLWGHVLRLTDPEEHDERYKLWDLKSLPMKWPVTYAPEPRHADHLKKIIALAHQADELINAGDPDPEGQRLVDEVIEFAGLMEKPTRRLLINDNNGSAILKALKNMESNSKFHGLSMSALARAVCDQRYGYNLTRCYSTLAQKKGYQGVLSVGRVQTPILGLVVARDRAHEGHEKQAYHTVKAQIDMPGQLVEAEYIPANDAPVDEKGRIADAVFAKKIANEVQGKPATVLSVQTSERKNDPPLPYNLLALQADAAGLWNYKPKKVLEITQRLRDQHKAITYNRSDCRYLNDERHAEAAELLQALTPAFGDMAEYAAPERKSKAFNSKKVTAHHAIIPTMNVPQLDKLNEDERRIYKLIVKLYIAQFYPPAEFETTKVELEIAGHRFKAEGRLNNSPGWRLIDEQYLNEYDKAEKMTQLHKLQQNDSGSVESAESVKSFTKPPARYTMKTLLKDLTAVAKYVTDPEIKKLFMDKDSDKQDESGGIGTPATRDSHIETLFRRGFVMEKDKKVISTELGREFHDALPDFAVKPDMTALWHEKQKQIEAGQLNYLQLMDEVDESVAQEIERVKREGLNIKSNAVQCPKCKTGFLKARKGKTKFWGCSNYPDCTATFPNKAGKPDLKAKPAKTIEASTEHKCPDCGKGLIRRPAKRKGLFWWGCSGFPDCKFRCFDEKGKPKLES, encoded by the coding sequence ATGCGTCTATTCATCGCAGAAAAAAAAGATGTGGCCTTAGCCATATCACAAGCTCTCGGCGGACCGGACAAGCCGACCGGAGCTGCCTTCAATGTAAACGGAGACCGTATCACCTGGCTCTGGGGGCATGTGCTGCGGTTGACTGATCCGGAAGAACACGACGAGCGTTACAAGCTCTGGGATCTGAAGAGTCTGCCTATGAAATGGCCGGTGACCTACGCCCCGGAACCAAGGCATGCCGACCATCTCAAAAAGATCATCGCTCTCGCCCATCAGGCCGACGAACTGATCAATGCCGGAGACCCGGACCCGGAAGGTCAACGGCTGGTCGATGAAGTTATCGAGTTTGCAGGTCTGATGGAAAAACCGACCAGAAGACTGCTGATCAACGACAACAACGGCTCTGCCATCCTCAAAGCTCTTAAAAACATGGAAAGCAACAGTAAGTTCCATGGTCTGTCCATGTCAGCGCTGGCCCGGGCAGTATGCGACCAGCGGTATGGCTACAACCTGACCCGCTGCTATTCCACGCTGGCCCAGAAAAAAGGCTATCAGGGCGTGCTTTCAGTTGGCCGGGTCCAGACTCCCATCCTCGGTCTGGTCGTCGCCCGTGACCGCGCCCATGAAGGACACGAAAAGCAGGCATATCATACGGTCAAAGCACAGATTGATATGCCGGGCCAGTTGGTTGAAGCCGAATATATACCCGCCAATGATGCACCGGTGGATGAAAAAGGCCGGATCGCAGATGCGGTCTTCGCTAAAAAGATTGCGAACGAGGTTCAAGGTAAGCCGGCCACGGTTCTTTCCGTGCAGACTTCCGAGCGCAAGAATGATCCTCCCCTGCCCTACAACCTGCTTGCTTTGCAGGCCGATGCTGCCGGACTTTGGAACTACAAGCCCAAAAAAGTTCTGGAGATCACCCAGCGGCTGCGCGACCAGCACAAGGCGATCACCTACAATCGCAGTGATTGCCGTTACCTCAATGACGAGCGACACGCTGAAGCAGCAGAGCTGTTACAGGCTCTAACCCCGGCTTTCGGAGATATGGCCGAATACGCCGCCCCTGAGCGCAAATCCAAGGCTTTCAATTCCAAGAAAGTCACGGCGCACCACGCCATCATCCCGACCATGAATGTGCCGCAGTTGGACAAACTGAACGAAGACGAGCGGCGTATTTATAAGCTGATCGTCAAACTCTACATTGCACAGTTCTATCCCCCGGCAGAATTTGAGACCACAAAAGTGGAACTGGAAATCGCCGGCCACAGATTCAAGGCAGAAGGCAGACTTAACAACTCACCGGGCTGGCGGCTGATCGATGAGCAGTATCTCAACGAATACGATAAGGCTGAGAAAATGACTCAGTTGCACAAGCTCCAGCAGAATGATTCCGGCTCCGTAGAATCAGCTGAATCAGTGAAGTCATTCACCAAGCCCCCGGCACGCTACACCATGAAAACACTGCTTAAGGATTTAACCGCGGTCGCTAAGTATGTAACCGACCCTGAAATCAAGAAGCTGTTCATGGACAAGGATAGTGACAAGCAGGACGAGTCCGGTGGAATCGGAACTCCGGCCACACGAGATTCCCATATTGAAACGCTCTTCAGACGTGGCTTTGTCATGGAGAAGGACAAGAAGGTCATCAGCACCGAGCTTGGCCGGGAATTTCATGATGCCCTACCGGATTTCGCAGTTAAGCCGGACATGACCGCCCTCTGGCATGAAAAGCAGAAACAGATTGAAGCCGGACAGCTGAACTATCTCCAGCTCATGGATGAAGTTGATGAGTCGGTCGCACAGGAGATCGAGCGCGTTAAACGTGAAGGCCTGAACATCAAAAGCAATGCGGTGCAATGCCCCAAATGCAAAACCGGATTCCTGAAGGCCCGCAAAGGAAAAACAAAATTCTGGGGCTGCTCCAACTATCCTGATTGCACCGCCACCTTTCCCAACAAAGCCGGCAAACCGGATCTCAAGGCCAAGCCTGCCAAAACAATTGAAGCTTCTACGGAACACAAATGCCCGGATTGCGGCAAAGGTTTAATACGCAGACCTGCCAAGCGCAAAGGATTGTTCTGGTGGGGGTGCAGCGGGTTCCCGGACTGCAAATTCCGCTGCTTTGATGAGAAAGGAAAACCGAAACTGGAAAGCTAA
- a CDS encoding zincin-like metallopeptidase domain-containing protein, with amino-acid sequence MAKDKKHYYQRFAEEIIDKLEKGTAPWQRPWKAGEFQPAFNPVSGAVYRGINQIMLSSDGLNDPRFMTYKQAESKGWQVRKGSKSKIIVFWQMSQISVVKDEDGKPERDEEGNVKAEHIQLQKPILRFSNVFHASQIDGIPEWDGREISWNPDERAEAILENSGASISHDQRNRAFYTRAKDEIHLPPHAAFDSPDKYYSTALHELGHWTGHESRLDREFGPFGSEIYAKEELRAEIASWMTSAELGISHNPEQHASYVKSWVKVLKEDPYEIVRACQSAEKIKDYTLGLEQERAQEQTKEKGMAVSAPDKAKLEQRESKYGVPENGKTWLKVPFSEKNQAKQLGAKWDQLEKMWFAPEGEDVQKFAAWLPENKAAAQQKETPQEPRLATEKTYLNVPYREKGQAKKLGARWDKSEKLWFAPTGTDLPPLAKWLPKEKVNAPQTNAVQEFAKALQEAGLDLQGQQPIMDGTLQRVPVIDGKPNSKDGAYKGFLDARPAGFIQNHKTGLKMNWKADGLELTGEQKAQLKAQAAQKRIEREKALAERREKASKRSFAKWTNGKWATQQQEYLTKKGVPAYGVKVNERGDLLVPGRDVNGHIHTLQTITPDGKLFEKGGLKAGMFHTIDPDGKLGQSKNILISEGYATAASVHMATNEPTIVAFDASNLEPVAKALKEKYPDSKIAILGDNDHHLKHNVGVEKAEKAAKAVDGISLTPKFSEAQRSQGLSDFNDLHQSSGLREVQNQLVGLFKPQKRVVKQQAARAMAM; translated from the coding sequence ATGGCTAAGGATAAAAAGCATTACTATCAACGTTTTGCAGAAGAAATCATTGATAAACTGGAGAAAGGAACCGCGCCCTGGCAACGACCTTGGAAAGCTGGAGAATTTCAGCCGGCTTTCAACCCGGTATCCGGAGCAGTCTACCGGGGAATAAACCAGATCATGCTTAGTTCTGACGGCCTAAATGATCCCAGATTCATGACCTACAAGCAGGCTGAATCAAAGGGCTGGCAGGTTCGCAAGGGTTCAAAGTCGAAGATCATAGTCTTTTGGCAGATGTCACAAATCAGCGTTGTGAAGGACGAAGACGGCAAGCCGGAACGGGATGAAGAAGGGAACGTTAAGGCTGAACACATCCAGCTTCAGAAACCAATCCTGCGCTTTTCCAATGTCTTCCACGCCAGCCAGATTGACGGAATCCCTGAATGGGATGGCCGGGAAATATCGTGGAATCCGGATGAACGGGCTGAAGCCATTCTGGAAAATTCTGGTGCTAGCATCTCACACGATCAGCGCAACCGGGCTTTCTATACCAGGGCTAAAGATGAAATCCATCTGCCCCCGCACGCAGCCTTTGACAGTCCCGACAAATACTACAGCACTGCTCTGCATGAGCTGGGACATTGGACCGGGCATGAATCCCGACTTGATCGTGAATTTGGGCCGTTCGGTTCGGAGATCTACGCCAAGGAAGAACTGCGTGCGGAAATAGCAAGCTGGATGACCAGCGCGGAACTCGGCATCAGCCATAATCCGGAACAACATGCCAGTTATGTGAAAAGCTGGGTCAAAGTTCTGAAAGAAGATCCTTACGAAATCGTCCGCGCCTGTCAGAGCGCGGAGAAAATCAAGGATTACACCCTCGGTCTTGAGCAAGAACGCGCCCAAGAACAAACCAAGGAGAAAGGCATGGCAGTTTCTGCCCCAGACAAGGCAAAGCTGGAACAGCGCGAATCAAAATATGGAGTTCCGGAGAACGGTAAGACATGGCTCAAGGTTCCCTTCTCTGAGAAAAATCAGGCAAAGCAACTCGGAGCCAAATGGGATCAGTTGGAAAAAATGTGGTTTGCCCCTGAAGGAGAAGACGTCCAAAAATTCGCTGCTTGGCTGCCGGAGAACAAAGCCGCAGCGCAGCAAAAGGAAACACCGCAGGAACCCCGGCTTGCCACAGAAAAGACCTATCTCAATGTTCCCTACCGGGAAAAAGGACAGGCCAAGAAGCTCGGCGCACGCTGGGATAAATCCGAGAAGTTGTGGTTTGCTCCCACAGGAACAGACCTCCCCCCCTTAGCCAAATGGTTGCCCAAGGAAAAGGTCAATGCTCCGCAGACAAACGCTGTTCAGGAATTCGCCAAAGCATTGCAGGAGGCAGGACTTGATCTTCAGGGCCAACAGCCGATCATGGACGGAACACTACAGCGCGTGCCAGTCATCGATGGCAAACCCAATTCAAAAGACGGTGCATACAAAGGATTCCTTGATGCCCGCCCCGCCGGATTCATCCAGAATCACAAAACCGGGCTGAAAATGAATTGGAAAGCTGATGGTCTTGAACTAACTGGCGAACAGAAAGCCCAGCTCAAGGCACAAGCCGCCCAGAAAAGGATCGAACGCGAAAAAGCCCTCGCCGAGCGGCGCGAGAAGGCTTCAAAGCGTTCTTTCGCCAAATGGACCAATGGCAAATGGGCCACCCAGCAGCAGGAGTACCTCACAAAGAAAGGTGTGCCGGCATACGGGGTCAAGGTCAACGAGCGCGGGGATCTGCTTGTACCCGGTCGCGATGTGAACGGCCATATCCACACGCTGCAAACCATCACTCCGGACGGAAAGCTCTTTGAAAAAGGAGGTCTGAAGGCGGGGATGTTCCACACCATTGATCCGGACGGAAAACTCGGACAAAGCAAAAACATCCTCATTTCCGAAGGATACGCCACCGCAGCAAGCGTCCACATGGCAACCAACGAACCGACCATCGTTGCCTTCGACGCTTCAAACCTTGAGCCGGTCGCCAAGGCACTGAAAGAAAAATACCCGGACAGCAAAATCGCCATTCTGGGTGACAACGACCACCACCTCAAACATAACGTCGGAGTTGAAAAAGCCGAGAAAGCCGCCAAAGCAGTGGACGGAATATCACTGACACCCAAATTCAGCGAGGCCCAGCGCAGCCAAGGACTAAGCGACTTCAATGACCTTCATCAGTCCAGCGGACTCCGAGAAGTACAAAACCAGCTTGTCGGGCTATTCAAGCCGCAAAAAAGGGTTGTGAAACAGCAGGCTGCCAGAGCTATGGCAATGTAA
- a CDS encoding helix-turn-helix transcriptional regulator: MKRSKSQQLLDRISYLHKQYRRELTKRIGKRLEQIRTEKKVSRAELARRTSLGTETLTSYENGTLDSISCSSLYMLASELDADLSWLISGNGNFNFMQYMNQGYGTAQLKAEIEDALNDEDLSASARKRFSNFLEQLSTPKTPSSINPYDNPANIIKNDDKSSLNNHHSTGLIFAIQDQFHKFSLSLQTVLDCLKIAESSGCIAKLSPEWWCSVINHNDPKISIKINNPKE, from the coding sequence ATGAAACGATCCAAATCACAGCAGTTACTCGATCGCATTTCCTACCTTCATAAACAATATCGCAGGGAGCTTACAAAGCGAATAGGCAAAAGGCTTGAACAGATCAGGACAGAAAAAAAGGTCAGCCGAGCAGAACTCGCAAGACGGACCTCCTTGGGAACAGAGACCTTAACCAGTTACGAAAATGGGACGCTGGACAGCATCAGCTGTAGCTCCTTATATATGCTGGCTTCCGAGCTTGATGCCGACCTGAGTTGGCTGATTTCCGGGAATGGCAACTTCAATTTCATGCAATATATGAATCAGGGCTACGGAACAGCTCAACTTAAGGCTGAAATTGAAGACGCTCTTAACGATGAAGATTTATCAGCTAGTGCCAGAAAACGGTTCTCAAATTTCCTTGAGCAACTAAGCACACCCAAGACACCAAGCAGTATCAACCCATATGACAATCCGGCTAATATAATAAAAAATGATGACAAATCATCACTAAATAATCACCATTCCACAGGGCTAATATTCGCAATTCAAGATCAATTTCATAAATTTTCACTAAGCTTGCAGACTGTTCTGGATTGCCTTAAAATCGCCGAATCAAGTGGCTGCATCGCAAAGCTTTCGCCAGAATGGTGGTGCTCTGTAATCAACCATAACGACCCAAAAATAAGTATAAAAATCAACAACCCAAAGGAGTAG
- a CDS encoding formylglycine-generating enzyme family protein, with protein MTCGFIDNCALPAPFPPLWAIAWGQDQYGLWADLQIKGVNQRMRWIRPGVFLMGSPEDEPGRDDGEVQHEVTLTKGYWLADTACTQELWEKVMGDNKSRFKSDVQLPVENVSWDDCQDFIRAVNENFSGPKLRLPTEAEWEYACRAGTETPFSFGKKITTKQVNYNGNYPYNNGVKGEYRKKAVTVKELTCNQWGLFQMHGNVFEWCADRYGEYEQESVKDPKGPADGEDRVLRGGCWFNLGRDVRSAFRFRLTPGFRSSDIGFRFSLGQKG; from the coding sequence ATGACCTGTGGTTTCATAGATAATTGCGCGCTGCCAGCCCCTTTTCCCCCGCTATGGGCAATCGCTTGGGGGCAGGATCAGTACGGACTTTGGGCTGATTTGCAGATTAAAGGCGTTAATCAACGTATGCGCTGGATTCGCCCCGGAGTCTTTCTGATGGGTTCCCCCGAAGATGAGCCGGGGCGCGATGACGGTGAGGTTCAGCATGAAGTTACTTTGACCAAAGGTTATTGGCTAGCAGATACGGCTTGTACTCAGGAACTGTGGGAAAAGGTCATGGGCGATAATAAGAGCCGTTTTAAAAGTGACGTACAATTGCCGGTTGAAAACGTCTCTTGGGATGATTGTCAGGACTTTATTAGAGCCGTTAATGAAAATTTTAGTGGACCTAAACTCAGGCTCCCTACCGAAGCAGAGTGGGAGTACGCCTGCCGTGCCGGAACAGAAACTCCATTTTCGTTTGGTAAAAAGATTACTACCAAGCAGGTAAACTATAACGGCAACTATCCATATAATAATGGAGTAAAAGGTGAATATAGAAAGAAGGCTGTGACTGTAAAGGAGCTGACCTGCAACCAATGGGGGCTTTTTCAAATGCATGGCAATGTTTTTGAATGGTGCGCTGACCGGTATGGTGAATATGAGCAAGAATCTGTTAAAGATCCTAAAGGTCCTGCAGATGGCGAGGACCGTGTTCTGCGTGGCGGCTGCTGGTTTAACCTCGGCAGGGACGTGCGTTCCGCCTTCCGCTTCAGGCTCACTCCCGGCTTCCGTAGCTCCGATATCGGGTTCCGTTTTTCCCTAGGCCAAAAGGGGTAG
- a CDS encoding formylglycine-generating enzyme family protein, with translation MGNSNYKHTSGPVGRADLELLLREFPDGDRKVIGSLVRYDYSPEKVVQSGVGSGGQHNDLIQQEEASSGESNEFPEPTEKPLKPNFWFVESRKQLGKDRPPSSEGIDFGNGELPKLKSSPPPPFSPISPWAKLWPIIKKALHGRKKSRQPDVVKAVRMLARGDFLLDIPLKESNVWAPFSQILVDVHLRLFPFWNDFHMVVNGVSDLVSKSGLKTHFIRFGPLEDAINHERMEYYPLQIDPYGAPLLILSDLGAYGADSDREDWCKFGRMLHKQGIDPIVLTPVPERLWDDRHKHLYRMICWDDSMPCATDGLSKLGLPPTAESVLKLCSSALRIEPGLLRKVRRILPGTDVGIEGLVWNHPDVSNTYLSCSIRAEKTTDYQDGLCSIQKEARRLASDLSLVVDSVFDRVFKAIRDYHTALPAEVRLEEQLTQHALKLCCTDANKCSGKNPSALPEDLRHYLGWLKEGAVCFEDTDSESVQDWIRRMGMRQNKSVLNVHGADYLKSAVANAFKDLPKDQPFPEIIEEDDVKKARGEDPVPSQIWEGLQYGEQLVFRKKTSRSSAVRGEVPLFSFSAQERLTLLAGEKEDNFELKEGLLYPLDNLSKIVISSSKEECVLISDLKPEWAESIYRDATGLYATLPLNDSEIKHVFPSGLGLVQGNSYVGVHTDNSDQMVRLNDIKQSGHSSVDSIEKGSWINISQWENIRESGIPVPPWAETFGFDQYGLYAELNIAGITQRMRWIQPGTFTMGSPEDEPERFDSEIQHKVTLTEGFWLADTACTQELWEKVMHNNPSYFKGDAQLPVDGVSWNDCQEFIQTVNGKLNGLKLRLPTEAEWEYACRAGTETPFSFGENITTKQVNYDGNNPYKNGVKGEYREKTVAVNKLPCNQWGLFQMHGNVWEWCADRYGEYEQESVKDPKGPADGVNRVLRGGSWFYYGWLVRSANRSRSTPDVRSDDIGFRFSLGQKG, from the coding sequence ATGGGCAACAGTAATTATAAACATACTTCAGGGCCTGTAGGACGCGCCGATCTTGAGTTGTTGTTAAGAGAGTTTCCTGATGGTGACCGGAAAGTAATAGGTAGCTTAGTTAGGTATGACTATTCTCCTGAAAAGGTTGTTCAAAGTGGAGTTGGCTCTGGTGGGCAGCATAATGATTTAATCCAGCAGGAGGAAGCCAGTAGTGGGGAATCAAATGAATTTCCAGAACCGACAGAAAAGCCGTTAAAGCCTAATTTTTGGTTTGTTGAATCTAGGAAGCAGTTGGGTAAGGATCGTCCGCCTTCATCCGAAGGTATTGATTTCGGTAATGGAGAATTGCCAAAATTGAAATCCTCTCCGCCTCCTCCTTTCTCTCCGATTTCTCCATGGGCAAAGTTGTGGCCGATCATCAAAAAAGCTCTTCATGGGCGGAAGAAGTCTCGTCAACCTGATGTGGTGAAGGCTGTCCGTATGCTTGCCCGTGGAGATTTCCTCCTGGATATCCCTTTGAAAGAGTCGAACGTTTGGGCACCATTCTCGCAGATTCTTGTTGACGTTCATTTGCGATTGTTTCCGTTCTGGAATGATTTTCATATGGTTGTAAACGGTGTTTCCGATTTGGTTAGTAAATCAGGGCTTAAAACGCATTTTATCCGATTTGGCCCGCTTGAGGATGCCATTAATCACGAGCGGATGGAATATTACCCATTGCAAATTGATCCATATGGAGCTCCTTTACTTATCTTATCTGACTTAGGAGCTTATGGGGCGGACAGTGATAGGGAAGATTGGTGCAAGTTTGGTCGCATGCTTCATAAGCAGGGTATTGACCCTATTGTCTTAACTCCCGTTCCTGAACGTCTTTGGGATGATCGTCATAAGCACCTCTACAGGATGATTTGCTGGGATGACTCCATGCCCTGTGCGACTGACGGACTGAGCAAGTTAGGCTTGCCGCCTACAGCTGAGAGCGTTCTCAAGCTTTGTTCTTCAGCACTTCGTATTGAGCCGGGCTTGTTGCGAAAGGTTAGGCGTATCCTGCCTGGTACTGATGTTGGAATAGAAGGGCTTGTATGGAATCATCCTGATGTAAGCAATACTTACTTGTCATGTTCCATCAGGGCTGAAAAAACAACAGACTATCAGGATGGACTTTGCAGCATTCAGAAAGAAGCGAGGCGTCTGGCCAGTGATTTATCTCTGGTGGTGGACTCTGTATTTGATCGAGTATTTAAAGCGATACGTGATTATCACACAGCTCTTCCTGCAGAGGTACGTTTAGAGGAACAACTTACCCAGCATGCATTGAAGTTGTGCTGTACGGATGCAAATAAGTGCAGCGGAAAGAATCCTTCTGCCTTGCCGGAAGATTTAAGACATTATCTGGGCTGGCTTAAGGAGGGTGCTGTTTGTTTTGAAGATACTGATTCTGAATCAGTACAGGACTGGATCAGACGTATGGGGATGCGACAAAATAAATCTGTACTTAATGTTCATGGAGCTGATTATTTAAAGAGTGCCGTTGCTAATGCATTCAAGGATCTACCCAAGGATCAACCGTTTCCTGAAATTATTGAAGAAGACGATGTAAAGAAAGCCCGTGGCGAAGATCCGGTTCCTTCTCAAATATGGGAAGGTCTGCAATATGGCGAGCAACTTGTTTTTAGGAAGAAGACTTCTCGTTCAAGTGCAGTGAGAGGAGAGGTCCCGTTATTTTCTTTTTCCGCTCAGGAGAGATTGACCCTTCTTGCTGGGGAAAAAGAGGACAATTTTGAGTTAAAAGAGGGCTTATTATATCCACTCGATAACTTATCGAAAATAGTAATTTCTTCCTCTAAGGAAGAGTGCGTCCTCATCTCCGACCTCAAACCCGAATGGGCAGAATCCATCTACCGCGATGCCACCGGTCTATACGCAACTCTGCCTCTTAACGATTCTGAAATAAAACACGTTTTTCCAAGTGGTCTCGGTCTGGTGCAGGGCAATTCATATGTAGGAGTGCACACTGATAATAGCGACCAAATGGTTAGGCTTAACGATATCAAGCAAAGTGGGCATTCGTCTGTAGATAGTATTGAAAAAGGATCTTGGATCAACATCTCTCAGTGGGAGAATATAAGAGAATCAGGGATTCCTGTCCCCCCATGGGCAGAAACTTTTGGCTTTGATCAATACGGACTCTACGCAGAGCTAAATATTGCAGGCATTACCCAACGTATGCGCTGGATACAGCCCGGAACCTTTACAATGGGGTCTCCCGAAGATGAGCCGGAACGTTTTGATAGTGAAATACAACATAAAGTTACTTTGACTGAAGGATTTTGGCTGGCCGATACGGCTTGTACTCAGGAATTGTGGGAAAAGGTCATGCACAATAATCCAAGCTATTTTAAAGGTGACGCGCAATTACCAGTCGACGGTGTTTCTTGGAATGATTGTCAGGAATTTATACAAACCGTAAATGGTAAGCTAAATGGACTTAAGCTCCGACTCCCTACTGAAGCAGAGTGGGAGTACGCCTGCCGTGCCGGAACAGAAACTCCATTTTCGTTTGGTGAAAATATTACTACTAAGCAGGTAAACTATGACGGCAACAATCCATATAAGAATGGAGTAAAAGGCGAATATAGAGAGAAGACTGTTGCGGTAAATAAACTACCTTGCAATCAGTGGGGGCTTTTTCAAATGCATGGCAATGTCTGGGAATGGTGCGCTGACCGGTATGGTGAATATGAGCAAGAATCTGTTAAAGATCCTAAAGGTCCTGCAGATGGCGTGAACCGTGTTCTGCGTGGCGGCAGCTGGTTCTACTACGGCTGGCTCGTGCGTTCCGCCAACCGCAGCAGGAGCACTCCCGACGTCCGTAGCGACGATATCGGGTTCCGTTTTTCCCTAGGCCAAAAGGGGTAG
- a CDS encoding MoxR family ATPase, whose translation MKINYFWDEKHKFAIKAAIKAKRPLLVRGEPGVGKSTLAKAAAFNLLNRYYISETVTACTEPNDLLWQFDAVQRLGDAQVSKPGSTITLDKEKYIAPGILWWAYQPEEALKRYGYCSGGCSPSIKIMEELRIGNENSESDSESRPKGWVVLIDEIDKADANVPNSLLEAFAENSFTVPYLKKAVELDKNWDQPLIIITSNEDRQLPPAFLRRCFALHMEIPEELDEAVKWLLDRAEACSDIDVDPKALEDLAVKVVEDRKRSSGPHRPGLSEFLDLARVFSLSPNSSSAELGENFSFVLQKNAR comes from the coding sequence ATGAAAATTAATTATTTTTGGGATGAAAAGCATAAATTTGCAATCAAGGCTGCGATTAAAGCAAAGCGCCCTCTACTTGTTCGAGGGGAGCCTGGTGTTGGCAAAAGCACTCTTGCTAAAGCTGCGGCATTTAATTTGCTGAACAGGTATTATATTTCTGAGACTGTAACCGCCTGCACTGAGCCGAACGATCTGCTTTGGCAGTTCGATGCTGTTCAACGTCTTGGAGACGCACAGGTATCAAAACCAGGTAGTACGATCACACTCGACAAAGAGAAGTATATTGCTCCAGGGATATTATGGTGGGCATACCAGCCAGAAGAAGCGTTAAAGCGGTATGGATATTGTTCAGGAGGATGTTCTCCTTCAATTAAAATAATGGAAGAATTGAGAATTGGTAATGAAAATTCTGAAAGCGATTCTGAATCTAGGCCCAAAGGGTGGGTTGTTCTGATTGACGAAATAGACAAGGCGGATGCTAACGTACCGAATTCATTGCTGGAAGCTTTTGCCGAGAATAGTTTTACAGTCCCATATTTAAAGAAAGCGGTGGAGCTAGATAAAAATTGGGACCAGCCTCTTATAATAATTACTAGTAATGAGGACAGGCAACTTCCTCCTGCATTTTTGCGTCGTTGTTTTGCTCTTCACATGGAAATACCTGAAGAGCTAGATGAGGCCGTTAAATGGTTGCTGGATCGTGCGGAGGCGTGCAGTGATATTGATGTTGACCCTAAGGCGCTGGAAGATCTTGCTGTAAAGGTTGTTGAAGATCGGAAGAGAAGTTCGGGTCCACATCGGCCCGGCTTAAGCGAATTCTTGGATCTTGCCCGTGTTTTTTCATTGTCCCCCAATAGCTCCTCAGCAGAATTGGGTGAAAATTTTTCCTTTGTTCTTCAAAAAAACGCGCGCTAG